TACTTCACAATAAGAATGATAAGAAAAACTTGAGAGTTATGAATAAGACAGGTGATTCCATTTTCGGATTAGAAACTGACAGCCAATTGACATATGATACAGAAATACCTAATTTAGGCCCCGTTTGTTTGCCTGACAATATTGTgcagtaaaatattttcctgatTTCCTGGTATTTGTTTGCATAGAAAAATACATGAAGAAATtcaggaaaatgttttaccccttttgaaaagagtaaaacattttcctaCGCCTTCTGGAACACTGTTCATTTTTTCTTACCCTTTTGAAAATAGTAGCCACCTACCACTTCTTCTCGTTTTCcgggaaaatattttattttccaacaaaACATTTCCCCTTACTAAATATTTTccaaaacacaatattttccgGCAAACTAACGAAGCCTAGTATCTCAGCAATAAGCAACAGATGCTTAAATTTGTTTCttttaaaaaatcaaaaataaaagaagtgGTGTTTTATATGGGAGCATCTTCATTTGTTTTCACATTACCTCATATGAGCCATAGCCATAAAGCAGTAGTGGATGAGACCCATCAAATTTTACAAGGTTCTTATTATAAACTGTTGTTATAGGAATCTGAGTGCCATCTGAGGCTGTGGCCCATTTCCTTTCTGTAACATAATTAGATGAATCAAAACCTCCCAAGACCTGAAGATATTGCAAGAATAATTAGATAACAGGTCTCATACAATTAAACAGGCAGATCATCAATAACAGCATCCAAACCCAAGTACACCTTAACAACCTAGCACTAATAAATTGACAATTATAATGAATGCTAGTACCATCATTTCTTCCGGCTAGCTGAGAACCCTCTTGAACTACCCAAGCAACACTAGGAAGTCTGGGCCCATACACATGGCCCATAAGTTTGTAAATAGTTATATGAGTCCCATATATACAGACTAGATAACTAACCCTTTCTCATGCAATGTTGAGTATGACATGTGTTACAAATCATGTAATACACTAGATACCATATAGATTAAAAGTCTACATtgatatatttaattaaaggaGACTACACATATATAAGCTATACAAGATAAGGACCATTCTGCAACAGTATGGGTCTCCTTCCATAACAGCCTTAcacactccccctcaagctggagcaACCAACTTGTTACAGAAAGAGGTAACATAGTCTTAAAACAGTACAACTCAAAACAAGGAACTTGAGGATTGTCACATATGTGCAAAAGAAGAAGGATTAAAATGGCTCTTTACCATCCTTAGCTGTCATTCATCTATTTAGTGAATTGCTGTAATTCatattcttatttaaggtaggttGTATTTCCTTTTCTTATTTAAGGTAGATTGTATTTCCTATTCCTATTTAAGGTAGGTTAGAATTATTAGAGAGATGAATTTGTTAGGCCATCTTTActtttcttttcccttttctCTATTTAAGAGAATCAGCATGTACTAATTCATTATACAATTGATTAATTTTAATCAATTGCATAATGAATTAGTACATGCTGATTCTCTTAAatagagaaaagagaaaaggaaagtACAGATGGCCTAACAAATTCATCTCTCTAATAATTCTAACCTACCTTAAATAGGAATAGGAAATACAATCTACCTTAAATCACtctaataattctaacatacCTTAAGGAAATACaacctaccttaaataagaatatGAATTACAGCAATTCGCTAAATAGATAGAATGACAGCTAAGGATGGTAAAGAGCCATTTTAATCCTTCTTCTTTTGCACATATGTGACAAGGATACAAAATGTAATCTGGGAACACAACCCAGAAGAACAAATCGGACAGGAAAGACGACTGTGGAAGATCAAGCTTCATCGAAAACTGTCACGACATTGGAGGattgaaaagagaaaataagataTCAGGTTCTAAGTATCAATTTCATATTCCTGTCATGCTTTATCATGTGCGTGATCTTGttgttttattgttattttgtcCTTTAGTATATGGGGGAATTAGTTAGTTAATAGCCATAAACTTCACAACTGTAATTTGTACAGGTCTGCCACCTCAGCAGTATATCTTCTGCTATAAGAGGTCACGCCCTTTTACAAGTTGGGTACCAAATGAGAATATTATCAATTTCCTTCTActttctctaattctctgcacttcctctcttcttctcccttctttctctctttctcacCTCATTCCTCAAATTTCTATTCCTAAATCTGACGTCAGAAAGTAGAAATTTAAGGAATGAGGtgataaagagaaaaagaagaggGGAAAAGAGGGGAAGTGCAGAAAATTAGAGAAGGTGGAAGAAAATTGATAATATTTTCATTTAGTACCCAACTTGTAAAAGGGCCCGACTTCTTATAGCAGAAGATACTGCTTAGGTGGCAGGCCAGTACAAAATTACTGGCTAGTAACTAACTAATTCCCCTATATACTAAAGGACAACATAACAATAAAACAACAAGAATTAACTATCCTCCAATGTCGTGACAGAAACGGACAAGCAAACCGGACAGAGAGAGGCGACGATGGCGGAAGAAGAACTAAGACTTGGAACCCTATGTCCAAACAGTCTGCTCACAAGGCAGACAGTAATGCTGAAAGCCCAAAAATACAAACCCATAAATTCTGCACACAAGGGCAGAAATTGAAGCCAAACTAGGCTTACAAACCATGTAATACACTAGGAATACACGGGATACCATGTACATTAAGAAACAATATTGATATATTTAATTCAAGGACAATACACACGCATATATAAGCTACACAAGATAAGGAAACACAGTTGTAATAAGTCCATAACAGCCTTACACACTTTAACAGCATGAAAGCAGCAACTCTATTTAAACtataagaagaacaaaaaatAATGGTCCAAATTAATACATCATGTTGATTGAAACATCACATAGTTCGTGGTTCTTCTTGTAATTCTTTCCTTAAACACATAAGATATGATAGAATCAATAGATTCTTTTCATGCATATGATTCTCTATTGCTTCTTTTTTCATCTATTCAAATACAAGTTTAAGAAGCAAATGCTGCCTCATCAGCATTCAAAAGATCATGTAATTAAGAAGAGAATGAAACCGCAATTGGCACTAATGAATGTTCATACGGGGAAACTGAAAACAAATGTTGGTAACTTACTGTGTCAATCTTCTTCAGCACAGAAATACCTGTATCCATATCATATTCATACACAGAGCGCGGTGTCCTCAATGAGCTATATAAAAACCTCAAAATGGTGGAAGAAAATTGTGATTCATCTGGATCCACAGAGTACACAGGGTCAACGAATTCAACAGCCCGACCATCGGTAAGGCTTGTAAGCGGCTCATCAACAGCTGGGAGATTATATGCTGTTATTTGAGCTAAGCCATTTGCACGCTCATAAACAACTAGATGGTTGGCGAAGATTTGTGTGTCCCAAATTTTTGTACTGGACAAAATCCAAAGATTAATAAGCATAATAAAATGCAGGTGACACTTACTAAACTACTGTGATTACCAACATAGGTACTACTGTAATTACCATCATAAATGAACATGCAAATACCCTTAAAACAATTGGGAAGGTAAAAAAATTGAGTGcagaacataaaaaaaaaaaaagataaggtgCTACATAGTCAATCAAGAGCAATATTACCCCTATCGTTAGAAATGTCAGGATTAAAGGCCTAAGGTTAGTAACTTGGTCTAATTTTGGACATCCCTAACAAATTTATAACATTGTTAATGTTCTCATCCCCTAATCTAAGTGGCTGCTATATCAATGAAATTTTGTAGAAACCAGTGTCATATTTCATCATCACGATCCTCTCTAGAACTTTATTACTATTATTTCTCATTTCTTCCTCCGTTGATGCGCTTAAATTCTTTCCTCCTTTCCTCTCTTTTAGTttatcctcttcttcttcttgggctgcttcttctttcttttctaacCAGCTCTTCGCCGGAGCAGAACAatactacatcagcaacaaagcATTCAGCGGAGGAGGAACAGAAGACACATCATCCCTAAACgacttctctttctctttgtcgtTTTGCAAAACCATAAACCATTTCGATAATACAGCTCTTGAATCCTCATTCTCGTGTCTTCCCTTTGCTCCGTAGTCGTTTTGATTATTTTCCTCTTCTAATTCCTCCTCCAATTCACCATCATCGTCTGAAGTAATATCCGACTGAGGAATCGACCCAAAGCATCGAAAACCGAATCTGATGTTTCTTAAACATGTTAAAAATTGCAGAGACATACATGAACTGAACTTTAGGAGAACAGGAACTTTTAACAGTGTCAGTGAAGCTGTTACTGGTGTCTAAAATTGGACCAATTTGACAATGTTAGACCCTTAATTGTACTATTTCTGACATTACTTAATTGTACTATTTCTGACGTTAGGAGTAATATTGCTCTTGGTTAACAACTTTAATATTTTTCACCTTATCCGAAACAAAACCTGCAAAATGCAATAAATGCAACTTGAAGTTTCACTTAGATCACAAGGAAAAGAAAGTATGTACCTTTCCCTGTGAGGAATAAGCACTGTAGATGCAGATATGTTGTCCACTGGACAGGCTAGTAGCTCAGAATTGAAAAGTTCATCAGTTCTCCTCTGAATAAAGAAATGATTACCACGATGGCTGACTGATGTATCAATGCCATCTATACGGGGTGTCAAAACTTTTGCACCGTCCTCAGGCATGGAAACATCAACATAAAACACAAATCTTGTATTTTTACTGCTAGATGAAATAAACAAGTACTTTTCACTTTCTGAGGCTTGAAGATCAACACAAAATTTATCATCTTTCTCGTGATAAAGGCAAGTATCACTTGACTGTTCTGATCCCAACTTGTGTAACCACacctagaaaataaaaatgacatTTTCATGTAATTGAAACCTTAAAAGTATGCATTATCCACACAACAAAAGGTGCAAGGATAAAATCACAAAACACAGGAAAGAAGAGCATGTCTAAAACAATTGAACAACAGATTAAAGAAACATAGTCTCTCAAGAAGTCATGCTTGAGAATGAGAACTATAGCAATATGTAGTTTCCTTAACAATTGGGAGTCTAGGAGGATGTGATGGTGTTACAGAAGTCCAATTACTAGACAGAGATGATAAAATAGTGCTTCTCTTCCAAATGACAAGGCAATGAATCACAAAGGTCAAGGCTTGGTATCATAGTTGTCAAATCGAGATTTGACTCGTGAATCGAAATCCACATTTTGTGAATCGTACCTCATGAATCGAGTCGAATTGTAAGATCCggttcaaattcataatattataaaaagtaaaaatacaTACCATTTTCAACTCAAAATATTACCAAATATTAGTCTAGAAATGCAATTGTAATGTCAAAGCAGAAGTCATATCAACCAAAtacttaaaattcaaatctaatgcaaatgcaatcctaataaaactaattcaGAAATCGGACTCTGTTTAATAACTTAGtggagatggagatggagaGTTACCCTGTTCTTTTCCTTGTTGTCAACTTGATAATGATCGAATGGAACTAGTTTGAGTTGATAACTTAATAAATAACAATTGGACTAGAGGAGGGTGAGTTTAGTAGTTagtgttgttgaagtttttgatgaaCGGTGATGAGGATCCGGCTCGAAGTAGAGCTTATTCGAATCGAATTGTAtgatttataatttacaatttCTATGTAGATTCAGCTCAAAATAGAGCTGAATCGAATAATCAATAGTACGAATTCAAATCGTGAATCCTAAGGTTATAATAACAGCGCTTGGTATAGTATGGAATACCTTATCAGCACGATGTATCTCATCCATTGTTGAGTAGACCAAAAAATCATTGCCAGCCCACTCAAGAGATGATGTTACACCTGTAAGTGGCTTCCCAACAAGGACATGAGTCTCCACATCCATGACATAAACAGTGTAAATTTCATCTCCTTTGGTGTCTTCCGCATAAGCAACCAGTTTATGATTTGGACTAACCTGaagaaaaaattgaaaacagAGGTTTAGTAGGAATGAAAAGATCAAACAAATGTGAAAAATCAAATCTGAGAGCATAAATAAGTAGCTAACTAAACCTTGTGATATCATACCATCACAAAAAAAGAATGATGAAAGAGACACTTGTGGACCAATAAGGGTCACTTCTACACGTGTCCCAATCACAAGATGAAGTTCAAGTGCACACTCTCCTTTCTCCCGTTTTATGCCGGGACCTATGGAAGGAACAGGCAGTCCCAAGTGGCACCCGAAACGAGTATACCATTTAGGGTCCGCCACGTGGAGACCTACTAAAATATAGGATACCCTTTGAGATTATTATAAATACTAAGCTCAGCACCATAAGGTACACAACTAATTCTTCTCTCAATTACTCAAAAGCTCTCTCCTTTACCCCGTTTTAGGCCGGGACTTACAGAAGGAGCAGGCAGTCCCAAGGGGTACCCGAAATGAGTATACCCTTAAGGGTCCCCCATGTGAAAACCTACTAAAATATAGTATACCTTCGATATTACTTAAATACTAAGCTCAGTACTATAAGTTAAACAACTAATTCTTCTCTCAATTACTCAAAGGCTACTACATCTCAGTATACTCGCTTACTTAATCACCGGACCAGGGAAGCCGGATTACAGCCCCTCTCTAACTGTTTTCTTGTCTTATTTCAGGTACTTAAGGCACTTGCCAAGCCTAGCTTGGAAATAGAAGACCTTACCTTGAAAGCATCAATGCTGTAATATGCAAGGCCTTGAGACTTAACATTCTCATCCAATATAACATGTTCAGGAGGATCATTAGGTCCTGTTGACATTACATCATGGACAGACGGTGGAGCTTCATGATTGGATATATAGCGGCGGCAATGTTGAACATACTCCTTCCCCTCTAAATTCCTTTTATAGTAGTAGTAAGGTCCTTTTCTTCTAGGTGCAGAAATATCGTCTTCCTTAATTCGACCTCTTATTTCGGAGAAAAGCTGCTGCTCAAACTGTTTGGTTCCTGAAAATTGAAATAGTTAATTCATATTTATACAAAAGAATATGTTAGAGAATAAGTCaatttaattaatgaataacATGCCTAAGGCTGTTGTTCGCCTGCTAGAGCTGCTGGTAGGGTCGGTATATCTCCTTGATTGTAGGAGCtacttatatataaatatgtgtatTGCACCTAAACAAAATATATTCATGTAGGCTTTTAATCTACATGGTATCTCATGGATTTCTCTATATTTTCATGGTCTATACCATGGTTTCAGAGCCTTGTTTTGGCTTTTGTTTTGGGTTTCTGGATTGAGATTCCAGAATTTATTTTCTGCTTTGAGAGCAGAATTTCTGGATTTGTATTTTTGGGCTGTTTCTTTCAGCATTACTGTCTTGTGAATAGACTTTTTGGACCTAGGGTTCCAAGTCTCCGTTCTTCTTCCACCACCACTGTAGCCTCTCTGTTTCCAACTGAGATTTGCTACTCAGTTTCCTACAAAGATTGATGTTCTAGGCTGCATCTCTtggattatattttatattctgAAGTATGTAGCAAGATGAGCATGATTAAAATTCATGCTTTGAGGGGAAGTGTTACATAATAAgtcaatgtaattaatgaataGCATGTCTAAGCTGCTGTAAGACTGCCAGAGCTGTTGGTAGGATCAGTATGTATCCTTGATTGTACGAGCTACTTGTTAacctacatggtattggatggATTTCTCTATATTTTCACATTCTATAACAGAATACATTGCCTGCTCTCATACAATCGACAAAGGAGACAGAAATGCCCCATAAATAAAAGAGAATCATGTAATTGAGCTGAAAAGGAAGTCATACCAGACATAACAAAATCGGTGTAGTCATTCTCTTCATGGAGGTGAGAAAGGATCTCAGGATTGGAGCGAGAGTCGTCGCGGAGCCAGTAATGTTGATCGATTCTAACATCGCCGAACAACTCCATAACATGATCAACCTTCTTCGCCACCGGCGGCGACTTCATGGTGGTGGAGGACATGTGCAACGAAGTAGGAGcaggtgaagaagaagaagaaaaggaagagGAGCAGGAAAAGAGGAAGAATGTAGATGAGACGCAAGCAAGAGTACGCCGGCTGAAGTGGTTCTGATGACAAAACAGACGAAGGTTACATAAATTCAGCACCATTAACGTGTATTTATATCAAATTGGAGTGGAATTCGATGAATTTGAGGATTGAGATTTGCAGTTTTGGGAACTTCCATTTTTGAATGATTTATATTTTTGGTATATTGTAATTCAAAATTCAAGACTTCCCTTTTCTATTTTGTGAGAAAAAGGAAAGATTTCTTtcaaaaagaaaacaagaaaaaggaaacataatgtaaatgggtaattaatttattaatccctatattttgataaaacacactgtttagtccttctatctgtttgttaaattttttaccgtttatgacttcggaaatgactaaattaccctttactatttaccttcaaactttaaaagaggaaatctaatttaaaagaataaactatttgtatggagaacaagaaaaagaaaagactcaatgcttacgaatttgaacg
The window above is part of the Euphorbia lathyris chromosome 3, ddEupLath1.1, whole genome shotgun sequence genome. Proteins encoded here:
- the LOC136224280 gene encoding uncharacterized protein encodes the protein MVLNLCNLRLFCHQNHFSRRTLACVSSTFFLFSCSSSFSSSSSPAPTSLHMSSTTMKSPPVAKKVDHVMELFGDVRIDQHYWLRDDSRSNPEILSHLHEENDYTDFVMSGTKQFEQQLFSEIRGRIKEDDISAPRRKGPYYYYKRNLEGKEYVQHCRRYISNHEAPPSVHDVMSTGPNDPPEHVILDENVKSQGLAYYSIDAFKVSPNHKLVAYAEDTKGDEIYTVYVMDVETHVLVGKPLTGVTSSLEWAGNDFLVYSTMDEIHRADKVWLHKLGSEQSSDTCLYHEKDDKFCVDLQASESEKYLFISSSSKNTRFVFYVDVSMPEDGAKVLTPRIDGIDTSVSHRGNHFFIQRRTDELFNSELLACPVDNISASTVLIPHRESTKIWDTQIFANHLVVYERANGLAQITAYNLPAVDEPLTSLTDGRAVEFVDPVYSVDPDESQFSSTILRFLYSSLRTPRSVYEYDMDTGISVLKKIDTVLGGFDSSNYVTERKWATASDGTQIPITTVYNKNLVKFDGSHPLLLYGYGSYEICIDPTFKASRLSLLDRGFIFAIAHIRGGGEMGRQWYENGKFLNKKNTFTDFITCAEYLLEHKYSSKEKLCIEGRSAGGLLIGSVLNLRPDLFKAAVAGVPFVDVLTTMLDPTIPLTTEEWEEWGDPREEKFYFYMKSYSPVDNVKPQNYPNILVTAGLHDPRVMYSEPAKFVAKLRDVKTDENVLLFKCELGAGHFSKSGRFERLQEDAFTYTFLLKVLNMIPNHVSA